CTGTGAAGAGTAGTATTAACCTTGCGATAGGCGTTAATCTTGTGGTATGATGCGGAGGTAAGTTTAAAAAAATTATTTTATGTGTGTTGATTAATAATACGATTGTATTTGATTTATATAAAGCTATAGTAAGTCTATAGCTTTAATCTTGTGTTTGAGGACGTTATGGAAATTAGGAATATTGGGATTATGGCACATATTGATGCTGGGAAAACTACTACCACGGAAAGGATAATATATTACACTGGAAAAACTCATAAAATAGGAAATGTTGATTCTGGAAATACCATTACTGACTGGATGGCACAAGAGCAAGATAGGGGTATTACGATTAGCTCTGCTGCTATTACTTGTTATTGGCGGGAGCATCAGATAAATATTATTGATACTCCTGGGCATGTTGATTTTACGGCTGAGGTAGAGAGATCTCTTCGTGTTCTTGATGGAGGGATTGTTATCTTTAGTGCTGTTGATGGGGTGCAGGCACAAACGGAAACAGTGTGGAAGCAAGCGTCAAAATATGGCATTCCAAGACTTGCTTATATTAATAAAATGGATAGAGTAGGTGCTGATTTTTTAAAAGTCGTTGAGGATATAAAAAATAAGTTTAATATTGTCCCGATAGTTTTGCAGATTCCAGTTGGGAGTGAAAATAATTTTGAAGGAATAGTAGATATCATTCGAAATAGGGAATTGCGTTTTGAGTTTGAAGAAGGCAAGCCTTTTGTAGTCGAGAGCAAGGTACGCGAAGAGCTTACAGAAGATGTTAGAATTTTTAAAGAAAGGTTAATAGATTCTCTTGGTAATTTTAGTGAGAGGATTACTGAACTTTTTCTTGAAAATTGTGAGATTGACGAATCTGTTATAGTAGAAGAGATTAGAAGGAATACTATTAGTGGTGCCGTTATTCCTGTTTTCATGGGAACTAGTCTTAGAAATATTGGAATAGAGCCTTTAATGGATGCTGTTGTGGACTATCTTCCAAGTCCTTTTGAGAAAAGTTTTAATGCATATTCTATAAAGGAAGAGAAAGATATACTAATTGATCCTAGCCATGAGGAAAGGTTATCGGCACTTGTCTTTAAAGTTCAGTATTTTAGTGCAATTGCTTCACATCTTTATTTTATTAGGGTGTATTCAGGAGAAATTAATTCTTCGAAAAATGTTATTAACGTTGTTAAGAATAAGGTTGAAAGGTTTACAAGAATTTTTAGGGTTTTTTCAAATAAAAACGAGCAGATTAATGAGGTTAGGGCAGGAGATATTGGAGCAGTTATTGGACTTAAACATTCTGTAACGGGAGATACCCTTGTAGAGAAAGGGAATGAAATTTT
The sequence above is drawn from the Borrelia sp. RT5S genome and encodes:
- the fusA gene encoding elongation factor G, which translates into the protein MEIRNIGIMAHIDAGKTTTTERIIYYTGKTHKIGNVDSGNTITDWMAQEQDRGITISSAAITCYWREHQINIIDTPGHVDFTAEVERSLRVLDGGIVIFSAVDGVQAQTETVWKQASKYGIPRLAYINKMDRVGADFLKVVEDIKNKFNIVPIVLQIPVGSENNFEGIVDIIRNRELRFEFEEGKPFVVESKVREELTEDVRIFKERLIDSLGNFSERITELFLENCEIDESVIVEEIRRNTISGAVIPVFMGTSLRNIGIEPLMDAVVDYLPSPFEKSFNAYSIKEEKDILIDPSHEERLSALVFKVQYFSAIASHLYFIRVYSGEINSSKNVINVVKNKVERFTRIFRVFSNKNEQINEVRAGDIGAVIGLKHSVTGDTLVEKGNEILLEPLIFPEPVVLISIEPERTSDDSRLKEVLEIIAREDPTFSYSESKETGQLLISGMGELHLDIIITRIRDEFKLNVYTGKPQVSYRESLSLSVDDVFEFSNIFAGKELNLKIGMIIAPLDRGVGNKIDFECDVEPLPRAAIIKGITSSFLSGVIGYPIIDTGVKITSLTYDKGKISEFAIESISGLAFHELFKKASPVKLEPIMTLEIRIPVEYTGEVVSTLNYVGGIIQSINSVEDCEVIKAEAAFEKLFGYTSTLRSSTKGRGTFTMEFSYFREKWD